The Clostridium aceticum genomic interval CAAAAGAGGGCCTAGAAATTCAAAGGGAATCCAAAACTTTGGCTACGATTACCTTCCAGAATTATTTCAGAATGTATAACAAATTAGCCGGCATGACTGGAACAGCTAAAACAGAAGAAGAAGAATTTATGTCTATTTATAAAATGGATGTTATAGAAATTCCTACCAATAAACAAATCCTTCGACAAGATCATCCAGACGCTGTTTATCAAAGAGAAACTGGTAAGTTTCAAGCTCTTGCAAAAGACATTGAAGAGAAACATCAGAAGGGGCAGCCAGTGCTGGTAGGTACGATTTCCATTGAGAAATCAGAGGAATTATCAAAACTGTTAAAAAGAAAGGGTATTCCTCATGAAGTATTGAATGCTAAGCATCATGAAAGAGAAGCAGAAATTGTTGCTCAAGCAGGACGGAAGGGAGTTGTCACCATTGCCACCAATATGGCGGGACGTGGTACTGACATCCTGTTGGGAGGAAATCCTGAGTTTTTAGCAAAACAAGAGATGAAGAAAAAGGGTTATAGCGATGATCTATTAGCGGAGACCACTAGCTTTACAGATACAGACAATGAAGAAATTCTTGAAGCTAGAAGAACGTATGAAGAACTTTCTAAAAAGTACAAGATAGAAACAGACAGAGAGCATAAGGAAGTAATTGCTCTAGGTGGTTTGCATATCATTGGTACAGAAAGGCATGAATCACGAAGAATAGATAATCAGCTAAGAGGTCGTGCAGGTCGTCAAGGAGATCCAGGATCTAGTCGATTCTATATTTCTCTAGAGGATGATCTAATGCGCCTTTTTGGCGGTGATAAAATGCAGGGTTTCGTAGAAAAAATGGGACTACAGGAAGACGAGGCTATAGAACATAAGCTTCTTTCTAGATCTATTGAAAATGCACAGAAAAAGGTGGAAGGAAGAAACTTTGGTATCCGGAAGCATGTACTACAATATGATGATGTCATGAATAAGCAAAGAGAAGTTATCTATGGGGAGCGTAAAAAAGTGCTGGCGGAAGAAAATATGCGGGATCATGTGTTTAATATGATTGGCAATATCATTGACAATGCTATCGCGCTGTATACTGCTGATGCCCAATATCCTGAAGAGTGGGACTTAAAAGGCTTAGAGGATAATCTAACCAATATCTTCTTACCTAAGGAAACCTTAACTTTTGATAATATAGAGGACTTAACGATTGATGCATTAAAAGAAAAGATTATGGATCTTTGCGAAAAGCTCTATGAAGAAAAAGAAGAAGAGCTAGGTCAAGAGAGAATGCGAGAAATTGAGAGGGTTGTTTTATTACAGGTTATCGACACAAAGTGGATGGATCACATTGATGCTATGGATCAATTGCGACAAGGTATTGGATTAAGGGCGATTGGTCAAGTAGACCCTGTCAGAGCCTACCAGGTAGAAGGTTATGATATGTTCCAGGAGATGATCAATAAGATTCAAGAGGATACTGTGAGATACCTATTTAATATTGAGAAAGAAGTAAAGGTCCAACGGCGACAAGTAGTTAAACCAACTGCTGCTAGTCATGGTGAGGAAGATGCAAAAGCAAAGCCAGTAGAGAAAAAAGAAGAAGCTGGTAGAAATGAGGCTTGTCCTTGCGGCAGTGGTAAGAAGTATAAGAAGTGTTGTGGAAGGTAGGGGAAGAAGGAATCAATGATTAATTTAGATATTTATAGACAGCAACTTTTAAAACTAAAAGAAGAAATTGAAGAAATGAGGGTTTCTCTTTGACATAGAAACATTAAAAACGGTGCTCGAGGAATATGAAAACAAAATGGCGGAAGCAAG includes:
- the secA gene encoding preprotein translocase subunit SecA, with the protein product MKQLFEKVFGSYSERELKKLDKLIQKIEALDAVYSKLSDSELRQNTFQFKERILKGETLDDLLPEAFATVREASFRVLGMKHYKVQLYGGIVLHQGRIAEMKTGEGKTLMATLPVYLNALSGKGVHIVTVNDYLAKRDCEWMGKVYHFLGLSVGVILHGLTQPQRRTAYNSDITYGTNNEFGFDYLRDNMVIYKEERVQRDLNYGIVDEVDSILIDEARTPLIISGQGEKSTKMYFVVDQFIKTLKKEADFTIDEKANSVTLTEEGVEKAERSFGIENLSDLANMELSHHINQALKAHTLMKRDKNYVVKDGEIVIVDDFTGRLMFGRRYSDGLHQAIEAKEGLEIQRESKTLATITFQNYFRMYNKLAGMTGTAKTEEEEFMSIYKMDVIEIPTNKQILRQDHPDAVYQRETGKFQALAKDIEEKHQKGQPVLVGTISIEKSEELSKLLKRKGIPHEVLNAKHHEREAEIVAQAGRKGVVTIATNMAGRGTDILLGGNPEFLAKQEMKKKGYSDDLLAETTSFTDTDNEEILEARRTYEELSKKYKIETDREHKEVIALGGLHIIGTERHESRRIDNQLRGRAGRQGDPGSSRFYISLEDDLMRLFGGDKMQGFVEKMGLQEDEAIEHKLLSRSIENAQKKVEGRNFGIRKHVLQYDDVMNKQREVIYGERKKVLAEENMRDHVFNMIGNIIDNAIALYTADAQYPEEWDLKGLEDNLTNIFLPKETLTFDNIEDLTIDALKEKIMDLCEKLYEEKEEELGQERMREIERVVLLQVIDTKWMDHIDAMDQLRQGIGLRAIGQVDPVRAYQVEGYDMFQEMINKIQEDTVRYLFNIEKEVKVQRRQVVKPTAASHGEEDAKAKPVEKKEEAGRNEACPCGSGKKYKKCCGR